A genome region from Microcella alkaliphila includes the following:
- a CDS encoding hydantoinase/oxoprolinase family protein has translation MRAGIRLEKDRCSVVAVDGDGEVAGEYSHSISQEDPFPELLDWIAHRSAAEIRSVTVDLGGLLAMERERQVVAVRISPRPAADPLHELPVPHDLRGSRLTVIDVAGGHDMRGRPLMDLDVGALAAALSGYPSETELVASVTAVGSVANPEHEQQAADALLSAFPFARVTLSNEFFSNSFRDRDYTAAVNACLVSSGDQLAAQIEQAARAHLPGALVYFAVSDGGRVPIRRLGATPVQALHASPALGLMGARHLAGVNEGEVVIVDDAGVRAGRVHEGVPATHTVIRRGREPALACNAARIDPYSPSLLGEPERPAAVIDSRSSDKVLLRSDLESTVRTRVDLTALGAAIAPLSAWSDFLGHASATDELDGWLRATQEDLRSQIVHWGAAPESTRVVESTAYTLAYGSRHVVRIRARVIGDWVETTARAGATT, from the coding sequence GTGCGCGCGGGAATCCGACTCGAGAAAGACCGGTGCTCGGTTGTCGCCGTCGACGGCGACGGAGAAGTTGCCGGGGAGTATTCGCATTCCATCAGTCAAGAAGATCCATTCCCCGAGTTGCTCGACTGGATCGCGCACCGGTCGGCCGCCGAGATCCGCTCGGTCACCGTCGATCTCGGAGGCCTCCTCGCGATGGAGCGGGAGCGGCAGGTCGTCGCCGTCAGGATCAGTCCTCGTCCGGCCGCCGATCCGCTACATGAGCTGCCGGTGCCTCACGATCTGCGCGGTAGTCGACTCACGGTCATCGATGTGGCGGGCGGACACGATATGCGTGGCCGGCCCCTTATGGACCTCGATGTGGGGGCACTAGCCGCAGCGCTCAGCGGCTATCCATCGGAGACCGAGCTCGTCGCGTCCGTGACGGCAGTTGGGTCGGTGGCGAATCCGGAGCATGAGCAGCAGGCCGCTGACGCGCTCTTGTCTGCATTTCCCTTCGCTCGGGTGACGCTTTCGAACGAATTCTTCTCGAACTCCTTTCGCGATCGTGACTACACCGCGGCCGTGAATGCGTGTCTCGTCTCCTCAGGAGATCAACTTGCAGCACAAATAGAACAGGCCGCGCGGGCGCACCTTCCGGGAGCGCTCGTCTATTTCGCCGTGAGCGACGGGGGGCGCGTTCCTATTCGTCGATTGGGGGCAACGCCAGTTCAGGCCCTACACGCCAGCCCAGCACTCGGTTTGATGGGTGCTCGACATCTGGCCGGCGTCAATGAGGGCGAAGTGGTCATCGTGGATGACGCGGGTGTTCGGGCCGGTCGTGTCCATGAAGGCGTCCCGGCTACACACACAGTCATTCGACGTGGTCGCGAGCCCGCTCTCGCGTGCAATGCTGCGCGCATCGACCCGTATTCGCCGTCGCTCCTCGGTGAACCGGAGAGGCCAGCGGCGGTTATCGATTCTCGATCGAGCGACAAGGTGTTGCTGCGCAGCGATCTCGAGTCGACGGTGCGCACACGTGTCGACCTGACCGCGCTCGGAGCCGCTATCGCACCGCTCAGCGCATGGTCCGACTTCCTGGGTCATGCGTCCGCCACAGATGAACTTGACGGCTGGCTGCGAGCGACACAGGAAGATCTTCGGTCGCAGATTGTGCACTGGGGAGCAGCCCCCGAGTCGACACGAGTGGTTGAGTCAACCGCGTACACCTTGGCGTACGGCAGTCGCCATGTCGTTCGCATTCGCGCTCGGGTCATCGGGGATTGGGTGGAAACCACTGCTCGAGCGGGAGCGACAACATGA
- a CDS encoding sugar ABC transporter substrate-binding protein → MKTRFASLVAGALGAALFLSGCSGAAEAPAPAPAAPESPSSEQETLSVGFFGFAAINGFAQGTFVGVEQAAAENNATATFVDGAFDGQAQVQQVRDAITSRQFDVIVIQANDNVALQAPLQEAVDAGITVVVEFSVVGPDLTTIEPQVDGAISTVELPTDNGVALAELGIEACATVEAKPCQVAYLEGFRALPLDNARTEAVKATLATDDTIELVASVEGGYAADSGRAAFQNVLQANPDVDVVIGASPAIVGAADVAGDSDVLFIGNGASQTNVESVRNGDWFAVFVQDVVANGRKATELGLALARGETVEMSLDQTTLAPNRGRGTKAALDAVDFTAGYTD, encoded by the coding sequence ATGAAGACACGATTTGCATCATTAGTAGCCGGGGCGCTCGGCGCCGCACTGTTCCTCTCCGGATGTTCCGGAGCTGCAGAGGCGCCGGCCCCAGCACCAGCGGCCCCAGAGTCGCCGAGTTCCGAGCAGGAGACGCTCTCGGTCGGATTCTTCGGATTTGCCGCCATCAACGGGTTCGCACAGGGCACGTTCGTTGGCGTCGAGCAGGCCGCCGCAGAGAACAATGCGACGGCTACCTTCGTCGACGGAGCTTTCGACGGCCAGGCGCAGGTTCAGCAGGTTCGTGACGCGATCACCTCGCGCCAGTTCGACGTGATTGTCATCCAGGCCAATGACAATGTGGCGCTTCAGGCCCCGCTTCAAGAAGCCGTCGACGCCGGAATTACGGTTGTTGTTGAGTTTTCGGTGGTCGGTCCCGACTTAACGACGATCGAGCCGCAGGTCGACGGCGCCATCAGCACCGTAGAGCTGCCAACTGACAATGGCGTTGCACTGGCAGAGCTGGGTATCGAAGCGTGCGCGACGGTCGAGGCGAAGCCGTGCCAGGTCGCCTACCTCGAGGGCTTCCGCGCGCTTCCGCTCGACAACGCTCGCACCGAGGCGGTAAAGGCAACGCTCGCTACCGACGACACGATTGAGCTTGTCGCCAGTGTGGAAGGCGGATACGCGGCCGACAGTGGTCGCGCTGCCTTCCAGAACGTCCTGCAGGCGAACCCTGATGTCGACGTCGTTATCGGCGCTTCGCCCGCGATCGTCGGCGCGGCCGACGTGGCAGGCGACTCGGATGTGCTGTTCATCGGTAACGGTGCCTCACAGACGAACGTCGAGTCGGTTCGCAACGGAGACTGGTTCGCGGTGTTCGTGCAGGATGTCGTTGCCAACGGCAGGAAAGCGACCGAGCTCGGACTCGCTCTCGCTCGCGGAGAAACGGTTGAGATGTCTCTCGACCAGACGACGCTTGCCCCGAACAGGGGCAGAGGAACCAAGGCCGCCCTCGACGCGGTTGACTTCACTGCCGGGTACACCGACTAG
- a CDS encoding ABC transporter permease produces MAASSTSSIVRHSPLTSSPPHSRNESRMTALLPPTSERSDKPWGVKRLQSKLRDFGIAFGLLAIVLALSVSTTTFLTPGNLINLIDQATVVGLLAVGATLCIISGVFDLSATATLAVSAITGIWISQTFGFAAGFIGAIVAGTLLGAITGLIIVSTKVNSFIGTLAISIIYRGLAIVLTAGAIVSPPAEIAGSFRIFAERGPFGLTWASILFGVTVVVFGLMLAKTTYGRRIYAVGGNAEAARLSGIRTGAVRIGVFAISGACSALAGLVMISRAGSAQPGMATGLELTAIAAVVIGGTSIMGGQGAVWRAFVGVMILTVIANGFNLLQWDTTYQQVVTGALILIAIAADSLFFKKRNS; encoded by the coding sequence ATGGCCGCATCGTCGACGAGTTCGATCGTTCGGCACAGCCCTCTGACATCCTCACCTCCGCATTCACGAAATGAGTCTCGGATGACCGCTCTGCTCCCACCCACGTCCGAACGCTCGGACAAGCCCTGGGGCGTGAAACGCCTCCAGTCCAAACTCCGCGACTTCGGCATCGCTTTCGGCTTGCTCGCGATTGTGCTGGCGCTCTCGGTGAGTACCACCACCTTCCTCACCCCGGGAAACCTCATCAACCTCATTGATCAGGCGACCGTGGTCGGCCTCCTCGCCGTCGGCGCCACATTGTGCATCATCAGCGGGGTATTCGACTTGTCCGCGACGGCGACCCTGGCCGTCTCCGCGATCACCGGAATCTGGATCTCGCAGACATTCGGTTTCGCTGCCGGATTTATCGGTGCCATCGTGGCCGGAACTCTCTTGGGCGCCATTACAGGGCTCATCATCGTCTCCACGAAGGTCAACTCGTTCATTGGCACTTTGGCGATTAGCATCATTTATCGCGGGCTCGCCATCGTGCTCACGGCGGGCGCCATTGTGTCGCCCCCGGCCGAGATCGCCGGATCGTTCCGCATTTTTGCTGAGCGGGGGCCATTCGGTCTGACCTGGGCGTCCATCTTGTTCGGCGTCACTGTTGTCGTGTTCGGCCTCATGCTCGCAAAAACCACGTATGGGCGCCGAATCTATGCGGTGGGCGGCAACGCCGAGGCGGCGAGACTGAGCGGGATCCGTACCGGTGCCGTCAGGATCGGAGTATTCGCGATCAGCGGGGCGTGTTCGGCGCTCGCCGGACTCGTGATGATCTCGCGGGCTGGCTCGGCACAACCCGGGATGGCCACGGGCCTAGAACTGACGGCGATCGCCGCGGTCGTGATCGGTGGCACGAGCATCATGGGCGGTCAGGGTGCGGTGTGGCGGGCCTTTGTCGGAGTAATGATCCTGACGGTGATCGCCAACGGGTTCAATCTGCTCCAGTGGGACACGACCTATCAGCAGGTTGTCACAGGGGCTCTGATTCTCATCGCTATCGCGGCCGATAGCCTGTTCTTCAAGAAGCGAAACTCTTGA
- a CDS encoding sugar ABC transporter ATP-binding protein: MSHAEHDADVASTSVARIEVRGASKAYGSTTVLDNVDLTIGAGEIHAILGENGAGKSTLLKILGGAIAATSGSLLLDGEPVALGSPRDAIHHGITLISQELAVIPQRSVLENVMLGRWSHRAGFAHLAADRVRFEELLEQTGFTLDPDAIVGDLPLGLQQQVEILKALARGARVLCMDEPTAALNEVEKAQLLRVVREIADRGTTIIIVSHFLEEVLGLADRVTVLRDGKLIETGASSAYTPTSIVSLMIGREVDPIDHPPAEVSSLAEIVVEVQGLETRHVHDISFTLRQGEILGLAGLVGSGRSDVLLGLLGAEPRRAGTILIRGDAVKENSVSSAIASGMALVPESRKDQGLLLGRSVTENVALGTLAKRSFGGWVRRREEKVAVDTVSVDVDLRGVGPDTLTVDLSGGNQQKALFARWLLHPPALLMVDEPTRGVDVAAKARIHSLIRDLAERGTAVLVVSSELDEVIRLSHRVLVMRHGRIVDEFDRSAQPSDILTSAFTK; this comes from the coding sequence ATGTCTCATGCAGAGCACGACGCTGACGTCGCATCGACGTCAGTAGCGCGAATCGAGGTGCGCGGAGCCTCGAAGGCTTACGGATCGACCACCGTGCTCGACAATGTCGATCTCACCATCGGTGCGGGCGAGATCCATGCGATCTTGGGGGAAAACGGCGCGGGTAAAAGTACTCTGCTGAAAATACTGGGCGGCGCGATCGCGGCGACCTCCGGTTCGCTCCTTCTCGACGGTGAGCCCGTCGCCCTGGGCTCCCCGCGTGACGCGATTCATCACGGCATCACCCTCATCAGTCAAGAGCTCGCGGTCATTCCTCAGCGCTCGGTGCTGGAGAACGTCATGCTTGGGCGCTGGTCGCATCGGGCTGGCTTTGCACATCTCGCCGCTGATCGAGTTCGTTTTGAGGAGCTGCTCGAACAGACTGGGTTCACACTCGATCCAGATGCCATCGTTGGCGATCTCCCTCTCGGGCTTCAGCAGCAGGTAGAAATTCTCAAGGCGCTGGCGCGCGGTGCCCGGGTGCTGTGCATGGACGAGCCGACTGCCGCGCTGAACGAGGTCGAGAAAGCGCAGTTGTTGCGGGTTGTCAGAGAAATTGCCGACCGGGGCACAACAATCATCATCGTCTCCCACTTCCTCGAAGAAGTGCTCGGTCTCGCCGACCGGGTGACAGTCCTTCGCGACGGCAAGCTCATCGAGACAGGCGCGTCTTCTGCGTACACACCCACCTCGATTGTCTCGCTCATGATCGGACGCGAGGTCGACCCCATCGATCACCCTCCCGCCGAGGTGTCGTCGCTCGCGGAGATCGTCGTCGAGGTCCAGGGGCTCGAAACACGGCATGTCCACGACATCTCGTTCACACTGCGCCAAGGTGAGATCCTCGGTCTCGCCGGCCTTGTGGGCAGCGGCCGAAGCGATGTGCTGCTCGGCCTCCTCGGTGCCGAGCCGCGTCGTGCCGGCACCATCCTCATTCGGGGTGATGCGGTGAAAGAAAATTCCGTGTCATCAGCAATCGCGAGCGGAATGGCTCTGGTACCCGAGTCGCGCAAGGATCAGGGTTTACTGCTCGGTCGCTCCGTAACCGAGAACGTTGCTCTCGGCACATTGGCGAAGAGATCTTTTGGCGGCTGGGTGCGACGGCGGGAGGAGAAAGTCGCCGTCGACACCGTGTCTGTTGACGTTGACCTTCGTGGCGTTGGCCCCGACACTCTGACTGTTGACTTGTCCGGCGGGAATCAGCAAAAAGCGCTGTTTGCCCGGTGGCTACTCCATCCACCCGCGCTCCTGATGGTGGACGAGCCGACGAGGGGCGTCGACGTTGCCGCCAAAGCGCGTATCCACAGTCTCATTCGAGACCTCGCCGAACGCGGCACTGCGGTTCTCGTGGTCAGCTCTGAGCTCGATGAGGTGATCCGCCTCTCGCATCGTGTGCTTGTAATGCGGCATGGCCGCATCGTCGACGAGTTCGATCGTTCGGCACAGCCCTCTGACATCCTCACCTCCGCATTCACGAAATGA